From Acinetobacter sp. ASP199, the proteins below share one genomic window:
- the fba gene encoding class II fructose-bisphosphate aldolase (catalyzes the reversible aldol condensation of dihydroxyacetonephosphate and glyceraldehyde 3-phosphate in the Calvin cycle, glycolysis, and/or gluconeogenesis), with protein MALISLRQLLDHAGEHAYGVPAFNVNNLEQMRAIMLAADQTNSPVIVQASAGARKYAGAPFLRHLILAAIEEWPHIPVVMHQDHGTSPDVCQRSIQLGFSSVMMDGSLGADGKTPTSYDYNVDVTRRVVEMAHACGVSVEGEIGCLGSLETGMAGEEDGVGAEGVLDHSQLLTSVEEATQFVADTNVDALAIAVGTSHGAYKFTRPPTGDILAIDRIKEIHAALPNTHLVMHGSSSVPQEWLAVINQYGGNIGETYGVPVEQLVEAIKHGVRKINIDTDLRLASTGAMRRMMAEKPAEFDPRKFFAATVDAMKQICVDRYEAFGTAGNADKIRPISLEKMVSRY; from the coding sequence ATGGCTCTTATTTCATTGCGCCAGCTCTTGGATCACGCCGGCGAACATGCTTACGGCGTACCAGCATTTAACGTAAACAACTTAGAACAAATGCGTGCCATTATGTTGGCAGCAGACCAAACAAATTCACCTGTAATCGTACAGGCATCTGCGGGTGCACGTAAGTACGCAGGTGCACCGTTCTTGCGTCATCTGATTTTGGCAGCAATCGAAGAATGGCCACACATTCCAGTGGTAATGCACCAAGACCACGGTACCAGCCCTGACGTATGTCAACGTTCTATCCAGTTAGGCTTCTCATCAGTGATGATGGATGGTTCTTTGGGCGCAGATGGTAAGACTCCAACATCTTACGACTACAACGTAGACGTTACTCGTCGTGTTGTGGAAATGGCGCATGCGTGTGGCGTTTCTGTAGAAGGTGAAATCGGTTGCCTAGGTAGCCTTGAAACAGGTATGGCGGGTGAAGAAGATGGCGTAGGCGCTGAAGGCGTTCTTGACCATTCTCAACTTTTAACTTCAGTTGAAGAAGCGACTCAGTTCGTTGCAGATACCAACGTTGATGCGCTTGCAATTGCAGTGGGCACTTCACACGGCGCGTACAAATTCACACGTCCACCTACAGGTGACATCCTTGCGATTGATCGTATTAAAGAGATTCACGCAGCGCTTCCAAACACACACCTTGTCATGCACGGTTCAAGCTCTGTGCCACAAGAATGGTTGGCTGTGATCAATCAATACGGCGGTAACATCGGCGAAACTTACGGTGTTCCTGTTGAGCAACTGGTTGAAGCAATCAAACACGGTGTGCGTAAAATCAACATCGATACAGACTTACGTTTAGCGTCTACAGGTGCTATGCGTCGTATGATGGCTGAAAAACCAGCTGAATTCGACCCACGTAAATTCTTCGCTGCAACTGTTGATGCAATGAAGCAAATCTGTGTAGATCGTTACGAAGCATTTGGTACTGCAGGTAATGCAGACAAAATTCGCCCGATCTCTCTAGAGAAAATGGTTTCTCGCTACTAA
- a CDS encoding DMT family transporter, whose amino-acid sequence MELIFAAALCSVMVSILLKVGRNRGLNPIHLIAWNYATASVFCYFWFKPDLAHVSVIHTPWLLILALGILLPSVFLLLARALQTAGILKTEIAQRLSVVLSLAAAYFIFQEQFSQLKIIGIGLGITAVICILLSNRNNAGTGTRGMLYLSLVWVGYALIDVLLKYTTSLGLQFAVTLNLMFICAFILSIAYLLIKYHHLGDLKHIGAGLFLGGLNFANIAFYVKAHMLLKDTPAIVFAGMNILVVVFGVLAGLIFFKERLKPASSIGLLLGLASVICLAYAMSA is encoded by the coding sequence ATGGAACTGATATTTGCAGCTGCACTGTGCAGCGTCATGGTCTCGATTTTACTCAAGGTCGGAAGGAACAGGGGGCTCAATCCTATCCATCTGATTGCCTGGAACTATGCTACAGCAAGTGTTTTTTGTTATTTCTGGTTTAAACCCGATCTGGCACATGTCTCAGTCATTCATACGCCGTGGTTATTGATCCTTGCCTTAGGCATCTTGTTGCCCAGTGTATTTCTTCTGCTGGCTCGAGCTTTGCAAACAGCAGGGATCTTAAAGACAGAAATTGCCCAGCGTCTATCAGTCGTACTTTCTCTGGCAGCGGCTTATTTCATCTTTCAGGAGCAGTTTAGCCAGCTTAAAATCATTGGAATCGGTCTTGGGATCACTGCGGTAATTTGTATCCTGTTATCTAATCGAAATAATGCAGGTACAGGAACGCGGGGCATGCTATATCTGAGCTTGGTCTGGGTAGGTTATGCATTGATTGATGTGTTATTGAAATACACCACCAGTCTGGGATTGCAGTTTGCAGTAACACTGAACCTGATGTTCATCTGTGCCTTTATTTTATCAATTGCCTATCTATTAATAAAATATCATCATCTCGGGGATTTAAAGCATATTGGTGCCGGACTGTTTCTAGGAGGGCTAAACTTCGCCAATATTGCCTTTTATGTCAAAGCGCATATGTTGCTAAAAGATACACCAGCGATTGTCTTTGCGGGAATGAATATTCTGGTGGTTGTGTTTGGGGTGCTTGCAGGCCTGATTTTCTTTAAAGAGCGTCTAAAACCTGCAAGCAGTATTGGATTGCTACTGGGTCTTGCCAGTGTTATTTGCTTAGCCTATGCCATGTCTGCTTGA
- the nfsB gene encoding oxygen-insensitive NAD(P)H nitroreductase translates to MDLLKVSESRYTTKAYDPSKKIPQEQFDRLTEILRLAPSSINIQPWHFFIADHADAKARIAKALVGTYAYNAPKVLDSSHTILFCTKADITEQHLDNLLERDDVLGRFKDETAKEAQRNTRTGYVEYYRNEKGDIQRWAENQTFIALGQMLLAAGIEGVDATPIGGFDEKILTEELKLNEQGLIPSVILTFGYRSENDFNAKLPKSRLKAEDVFTKL, encoded by the coding sequence ATGGATTTACTTAAGGTTTCTGAATCTCGTTACACGACAAAAGCTTATGATCCATCTAAGAAAATTCCACAGGAACAGTTTGATCGTCTGACCGAGATTCTTCGCCTGGCTCCCTCTTCAATTAATATCCAGCCATGGCACTTTTTTATCGCTGACCATGCTGATGCCAAAGCACGTATTGCCAAGGCTTTAGTAGGTACATATGCCTACAATGCACCAAAAGTATTGGATTCTTCGCATACGATTCTTTTCTGCACCAAAGCTGACATTACTGAGCAGCATTTAGATAATCTTCTGGAACGTGATGATGTACTTGGCCGTTTTAAAGATGAAACCGCCAAAGAAGCACAGCGCAATACCCGTACAGGCTATGTTGAATATTACCGTAATGAAAAAGGTGATATTCAGCGTTGGGCTGAAAACCAGACCTTTATTGCACTGGGTCAAATGTTACTTGCTGCAGGGATCGAAGGTGTAGATGCGACACCTATTGGGGGCTTTGATGAGAAGATTCTTACTGAAGAATTGAAACTCAATGAACAAGGCTTGATTCCATCCGTGATCCTGACTTTTGGCTACCGCAGTGAAAATGACTTTAATGCCAAGCTACCAAAATCCCGTCTGAAAGCCGAAGATGTTTTCACCAAACTGTAA
- the hpaI gene encoding 4-hydroxy-2-oxoheptanedioate aldolase — translation MQYTNYFKRKLKTEQQIGLWVGLADAYGTEIAANAGYDWLLIDGEHAPSDLRTTLSQLQSIAPYPSQAVVRPPIGSVQLIKQLLDIGAQSLLIPMVETVEQAELMVKAVRYPPEGIRGVGAALARATRWNSIPNYYETAHEDICLLIQIESVTGLQNLDEILKVEGIDGVFIGAVDLSATMGYQGNPNHPEVQKAVIDAIQRIRASGKAAGILSTQHEVTQKYLDLGTEFVAVGVDTSVLMNSLRELLSKYKQGTEVVKSEGGY, via the coding sequence ATGCAATACACCAATTACTTTAAAAGAAAACTCAAGACTGAACAGCAAATCGGATTATGGGTCGGTCTGGCAGATGCTTACGGTACAGAAATTGCTGCCAATGCCGGTTATGACTGGTTGCTAATTGATGGTGAGCATGCACCTAGTGATTTAAGAACCACCTTATCGCAATTACAGAGTATTGCACCTTATCCATCGCAGGCAGTAGTGCGTCCACCAATTGGCAGCGTACAGTTAATCAAGCAGCTTTTGGATATTGGTGCACAAAGTTTACTGATTCCGATGGTGGAAACGGTAGAGCAAGCAGAACTGATGGTGAAAGCGGTACGTTATCCGCCGGAAGGTATTCGTGGTGTGGGTGCAGCATTGGCACGTGCAACCCGTTGGAATAGTATTCCAAACTACTATGAAACTGCCCATGAAGATATTTGTTTGCTTATTCAAATTGAGTCAGTGACAGGCTTGCAAAACCTTGACGAAATCTTAAAAGTTGAGGGGATTGATGGTGTATTTATTGGTGCGGTCGATTTGTCTGCGACCATGGGCTATCAAGGCAATCCAAATCATCCTGAAGTTCAAAAAGCCGTGATTGATGCGATTCAACGGATTCGAGCATCAGGTAAAGCGGCCGGTATTTTATCGACTCAACATGAAGTGACTCAAAAATATTTAGATTTAGGTACAGAGTTTGTGGCGGTGGGTGTGGATACTAGCGTATTGATGAACTCTTTACGGGAACTGTTGTCTAAATATAAGCAGGGTACTGAAGTGGTGAAATCTGAAGGTGGATATTAA
- a CDS encoding UDP-2,3-diacylglucosamine diphosphatase has protein sequence MTHLFIADLHLSPDHPRLVRGFLDLLDAYKDKNTQLYILGDWFNAWIGDDYTAPWLDEIVEHLKQFTKAGNQVYFLVGNRDFALGKDFLNQFSGQLLPDVKLLNIAGKKIRIEHGDELCTDDVSYQRFRKIIRNPWLVGFLRKMPLSFRARLAQGFRKKSHEAQQFKSYEVMDVNQNAVKAALKDIDLLIHGHTHRANIHNMDGKKRIVLGDWKEDTAQILEISNDPKQEIQLRTWHY, from the coding sequence GTGACCCATCTGTTTATCGCTGATTTACATTTGTCACCTGATCACCCTCGACTCGTTCGGGGGTTTTTAGATTTATTAGATGCCTATAAAGATAAGAATACTCAACTGTATATTCTCGGCGACTGGTTTAATGCCTGGATTGGTGACGACTATACAGCGCCATGGCTGGATGAAATTGTTGAGCATTTAAAACAGTTCACCAAAGCTGGTAATCAGGTTTATTTTCTGGTGGGTAACCGTGATTTCGCTTTGGGCAAAGATTTTCTAAATCAGTTTTCCGGACAGCTTTTACCCGATGTTAAGCTGTTAAATATCGCAGGCAAAAAGATTCGTATAGAACATGGCGATGAGCTCTGCACCGATGACGTCAGCTACCAAAGATTTCGTAAAATTATCCGTAATCCATGGTTAGTCGGCTTTTTAAGAAAAATGCCGTTGTCTTTTCGTGCCCGTCTGGCACAAGGCTTCCGCAAGAAAAGTCATGAAGCGCAGCAATTCAAAAGCTACGAAGTCATGGACGTGAATCAGAATGCAGTAAAAGCTGCTCTGAAAGATATAGATCTACTGATTCATGGTCACACGCATCGTGCCAATATTCATAATATGGATGGCAAGAAGCGAATTGTGTTGGGTGATTGGAAAGAAGATACCGCCCAGATTCTAGAGATTTCCAATGATCCTAAGCAAGAGATTCAGCTTAGGACTTGGCATTATTAA
- a CDS encoding peptidylprolyl isomerase yields the protein MSFPQVELNTNKGRIVLELNAEKAPKTVANFLEYVRDGFYDGVIFHRVIDGFMIQGGGMDENFKEKATRDAIENEADNGLSNEVGTIAMARTQAPHSASAQFFINVKNNSFLNHTGKTAQGWGYAVFGKVVEGMDVVDAIKGVRTGNRGYHADVPLENVVIESAKIISE from the coding sequence ATGAGTTTTCCTCAAGTCGAATTAAACACCAATAAAGGTCGTATTGTTCTTGAATTAAACGCTGAAAAAGCACCTAAAACAGTGGCAAACTTCTTAGAATATGTACGTGACGGTTTTTATGACGGCGTAATTTTCCACCGCGTTATTGATGGTTTCATGATCCAAGGCGGCGGCATGGACGAAAACTTCAAAGAAAAAGCAACTCGTGACGCGATTGAAAACGAAGCTGACAACGGCCTAAGCAATGAAGTTGGTACTATTGCAATGGCGCGTACTCAAGCACCTCACTCTGCTTCGGCTCAATTCTTCATTAACGTGAAAAACAACTCTTTCCTTAACCACACTGGCAAAACTGCACAAGGTTGGGGTTATGCAGTATTTGGTAAAGTCGTTGAAGGTATGGACGTGGTTGATGCAATTAAAGGCGTTCGCACTGGTAACCGTGGCTACCACGCTGACGTTCCACTAGAGAACGTGGTAATCGAATCTGCAAAAATCATTTCTGAATAA
- a CDS encoding glutamine--tRNA ligase/YqeY domain fusion protein, whose amino-acid sequence MKPNDVVTSLPENPTQNKNAVDSAQQQEQQPGLDFVRQVITDDLEAGRTQQVVTRFPPEPNGYLHIGHVKAICLNFGVAEEFGGYCNLRFDDTNPDAEEQEYVDGIANDVKWLGFEWKGEPCYASSYFDQLYTWAIQLIEQGDAYVDLQSPEEIKLNRGNFVEPGKNSPQREATVAENLERFEKMRNGEFAEGQAVLRAKIDMTSPNVHMRDPILYRILHSEHHQTGDKWKIYPMYDYAHPLSDAIEGVTHSLCTLEFQDHRPFYDWVIEKVKSPAVPRQYESSRLNVDYTITSKRKLRKLVEGGYVNGWDDPRMPTVVGMRRRGFTPEGLRDFCKRVGVTKVDGSIVDVSMLEYCIRQSLENTAARGMAVLDPIKVTLTNLPADMDLTHSRHPNVDMGERVIPLTSEIYIDRKDFEEEPPKGFKRLIPGGEVRLRHAYVIKCDEVVKDENGEVVELKCSIDPETLGKNPEGRKVKGVIHWVSASKGVPAEVRIYERLFTESDPETGDDFLANLNPESLKVVQAVVEPALAEAKPEDRFQFEREGYFVADQYDHSSEKPVFNRILDLKDSFKPGK is encoded by the coding sequence ATGAAGCCAAATGATGTTGTTACATCTCTGCCCGAGAACCCGACCCAAAACAAGAATGCAGTCGATTCAGCGCAGCAGCAGGAACAACAACCTGGCTTAGATTTTGTGCGCCAAGTTATCACTGATGATTTAGAAGCAGGGCGTACTCAACAAGTAGTAACACGTTTCCCGCCTGAGCCAAATGGTTACCTGCATATTGGACACGTAAAAGCGATCTGCCTGAACTTTGGTGTTGCTGAAGAGTTTGGTGGTTACTGTAACCTTCGTTTTGACGACACGAACCCAGATGCTGAAGAACAAGAATATGTTGATGGTATTGCAAACGATGTAAAATGGCTTGGTTTTGAATGGAAAGGCGAGCCTTGCTATGCATCAAGCTATTTCGATCAGCTTTATACATGGGCTATTCAACTGATTGAACAGGGTGATGCCTATGTGGACTTACAGTCTCCAGAAGAAATCAAGTTAAACCGCGGTAACTTTGTAGAACCAGGTAAAAACTCACCACAACGTGAAGCCACTGTTGCTGAAAACCTGGAGCGTTTTGAAAAAATGCGCAATGGCGAGTTTGCTGAAGGTCAGGCTGTGCTTCGTGCCAAAATTGACATGACTTCACCAAACGTACATATGCGTGATCCGATTCTGTATCGTATCCTGCATTCTGAGCACCATCAGACGGGTGATAAATGGAAAATCTACCCAATGTACGATTATGCGCATCCATTATCGGATGCCATTGAAGGTGTAACACACTCTTTATGTACACTGGAATTCCAGGATCATCGTCCATTCTATGACTGGGTAATCGAGAAAGTTAAATCGCCAGCTGTTCCACGTCAGTATGAGTCAAGCCGTCTGAATGTCGACTACACCATTACTTCTAAGCGTAAGCTGCGTAAACTGGTTGAAGGTGGGTATGTGAATGGTTGGGATGACCCACGTATGCCAACGGTTGTGGGTATGCGCCGTCGTGGTTTCACACCTGAAGGTCTGCGTGACTTCTGTAAGCGTGTGGGCGTAACTAAAGTTGATGGCAGTATTGTTGATGTTTCAATGCTTGAATACTGCATCCGTCAATCTTTGGAAAATACTGCAGCACGTGGTATGGCAGTTCTTGATCCAATTAAAGTGACTTTAACCAATTTACCGGCCGATATGGATCTGACGCATTCTCGTCACCCAAATGTGGATATGGGCGAGCGTGTCATTCCATTGACTTCTGAAATTTACATTGACCGTAAAGATTTTGAAGAAGAACCACCTAAAGGCTTTAAACGTCTGATTCCAGGTGGCGAAGTGCGTCTTCGTCATGCTTATGTCATCAAATGTGATGAAGTGGTTAAGGATGAAAATGGTGAAGTCGTTGAACTGAAATGTTCTATCGATCCTGAAACTTTAGGTAAAAACCCTGAAGGCCGTAAGGTCAAAGGTGTAATTCACTGGGTATCTGCAAGCAAAGGTGTTCCTGCGGAAGTTCGTATCTATGAGCGTCTGTTCACGGAATCTGATCCTGAAACGGGTGATGACTTCCTGGCGAACTTGAACCCTGAGTCATTGAAAGTGGTACAAGCCGTGGTTGAGCCAGCACTTGCAGAAGCAAAACCGGAAGATCGCTTCCAGTTTGAACGTGAAGGTTACTTTGTGGCGGACCAATACGATCACTCAAGCGAAAAGCCAGTGTTTAACCGTATTCTGGATCTGAAAGACAGCTTTAAGCCAGGTAAATAA
- a CDS encoding bestrophin family protein has protein sequence MIVRDKSNSFSLLFAWHGTILPKVLPALISVILISGVLVYLSREHFFSLPAVPAIGFTIFGVILSIFLSFRNTACYDRWWEGRKLWGSLIATTRHFSRDTHVLDTENRELLLYRMMLFTHLLRDRLRQQESNISHYQSDTQFDPIAFNQIKQQVNPAQWVLEQMQKQLVQCYRAGQISDIIYNNLNQHTVELGNIQAGCDRILSTPLPFSYSVLLHRAVYSFCFILPFSLEANLGLWTPVLVALIAYLFLGLDELSAELEEPFGLQDNDLALDSIVRLVERETLSSIGREVPEPLQAWKGHLS, from the coding sequence ATGATTGTCCGTGATAAAAGTAATAGTTTTAGCCTGCTGTTTGCCTGGCATGGCACCATTTTGCCCAAGGTATTGCCTGCGCTTATTTCAGTGATTCTGATTTCGGGGGTACTGGTTTATTTAAGTCGGGAGCATTTTTTTAGCCTGCCTGCAGTGCCTGCAATTGGCTTCACCATCTTCGGGGTAATCCTGTCGATCTTCCTGAGCTTTCGTAATACGGCCTGTTATGACCGCTGGTGGGAAGGGCGTAAGCTCTGGGGTTCCTTAATTGCAACCACGCGTCACTTTAGCCGTGATACACATGTGCTAGATACCGAAAACCGGGAACTGCTTTTATACCGGATGATGTTGTTTACTCATTTATTACGCGATCGTTTGCGTCAGCAAGAGAGCAACATTTCGCATTACCAGTCTGATACCCAGTTTGATCCAATTGCTTTTAATCAGATTAAGCAACAGGTTAATCCTGCGCAATGGGTACTGGAACAGATGCAGAAGCAGCTGGTGCAATGTTATCGAGCAGGGCAGATTTCCGATATTATTTATAACAACCTGAATCAGCATACGGTAGAGCTCGGAAATATTCAGGCAGGTTGCGACCGGATTCTGTCGACGCCGTTGCCATTTTCTTATTCCGTACTGTTACATCGAGCGGTGTATTCTTTCTGCTTTATTTTGCCATTTAGTCTGGAAGCCAACCTAGGTTTATGGACACCAGTCCTGGTGGCATTGATTGCCTATCTGTTTTTAGGCCTGGATGAACTGAGTGCTGAGCTGGAAGAACCTTTTGGACTACAGGATAATGATTTGGCGCTTGATTCAATTGTGCGTCTGGTCGAGCGGGAAACTTTAAGCTCTATAGGACGAGAAGTTCCTGAACCTTTACAGGCTTGGAAAGGGCATCTGAGCTAA
- a CDS encoding lecithin retinol acyltransferase family protein encodes MQQTQRFPLGAHLMVKHFGYTHHGIYAGRGRVIHYSGFAHLFKKHPIEITSIDKFSHGKPIQVQEYAHTKYKGRKVVRRMRSRMHENNYHLIINNCEHLCTWAITGVESSPQVIRMMNRLTTIGYISSMMSFMNSLFLTLTTTCFALALYIKKKLRDKAKLRLQQYRELQEQFQEHTDLSNLKKR; translated from the coding sequence ATGCAACAGACTCAACGTTTTCCCTTAGGTGCTCACCTTATGGTCAAACACTTCGGCTATACCCATCATGGTATTTATGCCGGACGAGGTCGTGTGATCCATTATTCCGGCTTTGCGCACTTATTTAAAAAGCATCCGATTGAAATTACCTCGATTGACAAGTTTAGTCATGGCAAACCAATTCAGGTTCAGGAATATGCGCATACCAAATATAAAGGCCGTAAAGTCGTGCGTCGTATGCGTTCACGCATGCATGAAAATAATTATCATCTGATTATCAATAACTGTGAACATCTGTGTACCTGGGCGATTACTGGCGTGGAAAGCAGTCCACAAGTGATACGCATGATGAACCGTCTGACCACCATTGGTTATATCAGTTCGATGATGAGCTTCATGAATAGTCTTTTCTTGACCTTAACCACGACTTGCTTTGCCTTGGCACTGTATATTAAAAAGAAATTACGCGACAAAGCAAAGCTACGTTTACAGCAATATCGTGAGCTACAGGAACAGTTTCAGGAACATACTGATCTCAGCAATCTGAAAAAACGTTAA
- the trmA gene encoding tRNA (uridine(54)-C5)-methyltransferase TrmA has translation MTSSYQQQLDAKVERIRAQFAEYQPPALEVFESPEQYYRMRAEFRIWHTEDDMFYAMFERDENNNKKIIRIDEFPVADRSINALMPRLLDALKAETILSQRLFEVHFLATLKGEMLVSLIYRCPLTAEWETAAKVISEQLNIKIFGRSRGQKVILTDDYVVEELKVFDRTYQYKQIESSFTQPNAQVCQKMLEWACTAAEQSDSNKDMLELYCGNGNFTLPLSTRFRRVLATELAKSSVYAAEWNIEQNGIENIQVARLSAEEFTQAYNGERVFRRLQEANIEISTYDFDTVFVDPPRAGIDDETLKLLQRFERIIYISCNPDTLHDNLKQLSETHKITKFALFDQFPYTHHVESGVLLEKR, from the coding sequence ATGACCTCATCTTATCAGCAACAACTGGATGCCAAAGTTGAACGCATTCGCGCGCAATTTGCCGAATATCAACCACCTGCTTTAGAGGTATTCGAATCACCTGAACAGTACTATCGCATGCGTGCTGAATTCCGGATCTGGCATACTGAAGATGATATGTTTTATGCCATGTTTGAACGTGATGAGAACAATAACAAAAAAATCATCCGTATTGATGAATTTCCGGTTGCTGACCGCAGTATTAATGCTTTAATGCCACGTTTATTAGATGCGCTTAAAGCTGAAACGATTTTATCTCAACGCTTATTTGAAGTGCATTTCCTTGCAACTTTAAAAGGTGAAATGTTGGTTTCCCTCATCTATCGTTGTCCGCTGACAGCTGAATGGGAAACAGCAGCCAAAGTGATTTCTGAACAACTCAATATTAAGATTTTTGGTCGTAGTCGTGGTCAAAAAGTCATTTTAACGGATGACTATGTTGTTGAAGAACTCAAAGTCTTCGATCGCACCTATCAATATAAGCAAATTGAAAGCAGTTTTACGCAACCGAATGCGCAAGTTTGTCAAAAAATGTTGGAGTGGGCTTGTACTGCTGCTGAACAGTCAGACTCAAACAAAGATATGCTTGAGCTGTACTGCGGTAATGGTAACTTTACCCTGCCGCTCTCTACCCGCTTCCGTCGCGTATTAGCAACTGAACTCGCTAAATCTTCAGTCTATGCGGCTGAATGGAATATCGAGCAGAATGGTATCGAAAATATTCAGGTGGCTCGTCTGTCTGCTGAAGAATTCACTCAAGCCTATAACGGTGAACGTGTGTTCCGTCGTCTACAGGAAGCCAATATCGAAATTTCGACTTATGACTTCGATACGGTATTTGTCGATCCGCCACGTGCCGGCATTGATGATGAAACGTTGAAGCTACTGCAACGCTTTGAACGAATCATCTATATTTCTTGCAATCCGGACACATTGCATGACAATTTGAAACAGTTATCTGAGACGCATAAAATCACTAAATTTGCCCTGTTCGATCAGTTCCCCTATACCCACCATGTGGAGTCAGGTGTACTGCTGGAAAAACGTTAA